The proteins below are encoded in one region of Aeromonas veronii:
- the proQ gene encoding RNA chaperone ProQ: MENTEKLKNSKEIVAYLVEKFPACFIAEGEAKPLKIGIFQDLAARLADDERVSKTMLRSALRQYTSSWRYLHGLKAGQARVDLDGNPGELLTEEHIEHAKQALKESKERVFASRRTNTKEKDDKPKQPRRPAPRKSDAPRADKPKAAPKAAAPAVDAPLVKVDAATLKVDQGVRVVLGKSPVPATIKEVTKDDVQVQLQTGMMLRVKFEHLVL; the protein is encoded by the coding sequence ATGGAAAACACTGAAAAGCTGAAGAACAGTAAAGAGATCGTTGCCTACCTGGTCGAGAAATTCCCGGCCTGCTTCATCGCTGAAGGAGAGGCCAAGCCACTCAAGATTGGCATCTTCCAGGATCTGGCCGCGCGTCTTGCTGATGACGAGAGAGTCTCCAAGACCATGCTGCGCTCTGCTCTGCGTCAATACACTTCCAGCTGGCGTTACCTGCATGGCCTCAAGGCTGGCCAGGCCCGTGTCGATCTGGACGGCAATCCGGGTGAGCTCTTGACCGAAGAGCACATCGAACATGCCAAACAGGCCCTCAAAGAGAGCAAAGAGCGTGTCTTTGCCAGCCGCCGCACCAATACCAAAGAGAAGGACGACAAGCCCAAACAGCCCCGTCGCCCGGCTCCTCGCAAGTCTGATGCCCCCCGCGCCGACAAGCCCAAAGCCGCCCCCAAGGCTGCTGCTCCTGCCGTCGACGCACCGCTGGTGAAAGTGGATGCCGCTACCCTGAAAGTGGATCAGGGCGTGCGCGTCGTACTGGGCAAGTCCCCCGTACCCGCCACCATCAAGGAAGTGACCAAGGATGACGTACAGGTTCAATTGCAGACTGGCATGATGTTGCGGGTCAAGTTCGAGCACCTGGTTCTCTAA
- a CDS encoding GAF domain-containing protein, whose translation MIEKQAFYRTLNQQAQALLEGEPDRIATLANLSALLNQELADINWVGFYLLQGETLVLGPFQGKPACVRIPVGRGVCGTAVSEGKTQLVDDVHQFVGHIACDGASNSEIVIPVRHNGEIIGVLDIDSPIFNRFDAEDQLGLEETVQILESML comes from the coding sequence ATGATTGAAAAACAAGCATTTTATCGCACCCTGAACCAGCAAGCCCAGGCCCTGCTGGAAGGGGAACCGGATCGCATTGCCACCCTGGCCAACCTCTCGGCCCTGCTCAATCAGGAACTGGCTGACATCAACTGGGTCGGCTTCTACCTGTTGCAGGGAGAGACCCTGGTGCTCGGCCCCTTCCAGGGCAAGCCCGCCTGCGTGCGCATTCCGGTGGGGCGAGGTGTCTGCGGCACAGCGGTATCCGAGGGCAAGACCCAATTGGTAGACGACGTGCACCAGTTTGTCGGTCACATCGCCTGTGACGGTGCCAGCAACTCGGAAATCGTGATCCCCGTTCGCCACAACGGCGAGATCATCGGGGTGCTGGATATCGATAGTCCGATTTTTAACCGTTTCGACGCCGAGGACCAGCTTGGTCTGGAAGAAACGGTGCAAATTTTGGAAAGCATGCTCTAA
- the ccoN gene encoding cytochrome-c oxidase, cbb3-type subunit I encodes MSHTTNHPEYNYTVVRQFTVMTIVWGIVGMSVGVLIAAQLIWPALNFDTPWLTYSRLRPLHTNAVIFAFGCSALMATSFYVVQRTCQTRLFGGKLASFVFWGWQAIILSAAISLPLGYTTSKEYAELEWPIDIAITVVWVAYAVVFFGTLAKRTTSHIYVANWFFGAFIITVAVLHIVNNMEVPLSGMKSYSMYSGAMDAMVQWWYGHNAVGFLLTAGFLGMMYYFVPKQAGRPVYSYRLSIVHFWALISLYIWAGPHHLHYTALPDWAQSLGMVMSLILFVPSWGGMINGIMTLSGAWHKLRYDPILRFLIVSLSFYGMSTFEGPMMAIKTVNALSHYTDWTIGHVHSGALGWVAMVSIGAVYHLIPNLFDQGRMYSIKLINVHFWLATVGTVLYIVSMWISGVMQGLMWRAVNDDGTLTYSFVEALQASYPFYFVRFLGGCFFVTGMLLMAYNAYRTITAPKGSLEPVAQPA; translated from the coding sequence ATGAGCCACACTACGAACCATCCTGAGTACAACTACACCGTTGTACGTCAGTTCACCGTCATGACGATTGTCTGGGGAATTGTCGGTATGTCGGTGGGCGTACTGATTGCAGCCCAGCTGATCTGGCCTGCCCTCAACTTTGACACCCCCTGGCTGACCTACAGCCGCCTGCGACCCCTGCACACCAACGCGGTTATCTTCGCCTTTGGTTGCAGTGCCTTGATGGCCACCTCCTTCTATGTGGTACAGCGCACCTGCCAGACCCGGTTGTTTGGTGGCAAGCTTGCCTCCTTCGTGTTCTGGGGCTGGCAGGCGATCATCCTCTCGGCCGCCATCTCGCTGCCGCTGGGATACACCACCTCCAAGGAGTACGCCGAGCTGGAGTGGCCCATCGACATCGCCATCACCGTGGTCTGGGTCGCCTACGCCGTGGTCTTCTTCGGTACCCTGGCCAAGCGCACCACCTCCCACATCTATGTGGCGAACTGGTTCTTCGGCGCCTTCATCATCACGGTGGCCGTGCTGCACATCGTCAACAACATGGAAGTGCCCCTCTCCGGCATGAAGTCCTACTCCATGTACTCCGGTGCCATGGATGCCATGGTGCAGTGGTGGTATGGCCACAACGCGGTGGGCTTCCTGCTGACCGCCGGTTTCCTCGGCATGATGTACTACTTCGTGCCCAAGCAGGCGGGCCGTCCGGTCTACTCCTATCGCCTCTCCATCGTGCACTTCTGGGCGCTGATCTCCCTCTACATATGGGCCGGTCCGCACCACCTGCACTACACGGCGCTGCCCGACTGGGCACAGTCCCTCGGCATGGTGATGTCTCTCATCCTGTTCGTTCCCTCCTGGGGCGGCATGATCAACGGCATCATGACCCTGTCCGGTGCCTGGCACAAACTGCGCTATGACCCCATCCTGCGCTTCCTGATCGTCTCCCTGTCGTTCTACGGCATGTCCACCTTCGAAGGCCCCATGATGGCCATCAAGACGGTCAACGCCCTCTCCCACTACACCGACTGGACCATAGGTCACGTTCACTCCGGTGCTCTGGGCTGGGTCGCCATGGTATCCATCGGCGCCGTGTATCACCTGATCCCGAACCTGTTTGATCAGGGCCGCATGTACAGCATCAAGCTCATCAACGTCCACTTCTGGCTGGCGACCGTGGGCACCGTGCTCTACATCGTCTCCATGTGGATTTCCGGTGTGATGCAGGGTCTGATGTGGCGTGCGGTCAACGACGACGGCACCCTGACCTACAGCTTCGTGGAAGCCCTGCAGGCCTCTTACCCCTTCTACTTCGTGCGCTTCCTGGGTGGCTGCTTCTTCGTCACCGGCATGTTGCTGATGGCCTACAACGCCTATCGCACCATCACTGCGCCCAAGGGTTCCCTGGAACCCGTCGCACAGCCAGCCTGA
- the ccoO gene encoding cytochrome-c oxidase, cbb3-type subunit II codes for MSNNNRHEIFEKSVPMLVVGIIFAISLGGLVEITPLFFQKQTTEPVEGLKPYTALQMEGRDIFIREGCNVCHSQMIRPFRAETERYGHYSVAGESVWEHPFLWGSKRTGPDLARVGGRYSDDWHRAHLINPRDVVPESNMPGFPWLETNVLSGELTGKKLALFRDHFGVPYTDADIAGAGEAVKGKTELDALVAYLQSLGHALK; via the coding sequence ATGAGCAACAATAACCGTCACGAAATATTTGAAAAAAGCGTTCCCATGCTGGTGGTCGGCATCATCTTTGCCATCAGCCTGGGGGGCCTGGTCGAAATCACCCCCCTGTTCTTCCAGAAGCAGACCACGGAGCCGGTGGAGGGCCTCAAGCCCTACACCGCCCTGCAGATGGAAGGGCGCGATATTTTCATCCGCGAAGGCTGCAACGTCTGCCACAGCCAGATGATCCGTCCGTTCCGCGCCGAGACCGAGCGCTACGGCCACTACTCGGTCGCCGGTGAAAGCGTCTGGGAGCACCCCTTCCTGTGGGGCTCCAAGCGTACCGGGCCGGATCTGGCCCGGGTCGGCGGCCGCTACTCCGATGACTGGCACCGTGCCCACCTCATCAACCCGCGGGACGTGGTGCCCGAGTCCAACATGCCCGGCTTCCCCTGGCTCGAGACCAACGTCCTGAGCGGCGAGCTGACCGGCAAGAAGCTGGCCCTGTTCCGGGATCACTTCGGCGTGCCCTATACCGACGCCGACATCGCAGGTGCCGGTGAGGCGGTGAAGGGCAAGACAGAGCTCGACGCCCTGGTCGCTTATCTGCAATCACTGGGTCATGCCCTGAAATAA
- a CDS encoding cbb3-type cytochrome oxidase subunit 3: protein MDYGTFRGLYTLLLLIIMIAIIVWAYSKRRKASFDEAANLVFADDEQPSADNKNAGAKQ, encoded by the coding sequence ATGGATTACGGTACATTTCGCGGCCTGTACACCCTGCTGCTGCTGATCATCATGATCGCCATCATCGTCTGGGCCTACAGCAAGCGCCGCAAGGCCTCCTTCGATGAGGCCGCCAACCTGGTTTTTGCCGATGATGAGCAACCCAGTGCTGATAACAAGAACGCAGGAGCGAAGCAATAA
- the ccoP gene encoding cytochrome-c oxidase, cbb3-type subunit III codes for MSTLFSIFVTVISLGTIIGCFLLLLWCMKDKLGTEEGKPMGHTFDGIEEINNPLPKWWSYMFIFFIVTGLIYLLAFPGLGNWKGLLGWQSSNQDVRSLAESKAAAASAKAEGRAVEYDRELAKADEVYGAKFRELAYQADGKSYRPIEEIAADPEARKVGQRLFLQNCSQCHGSDARGGRGFPNLTDSEWQWGGAPEQIKTTIMGGRQGVMAAWGEILGQDGVKEVASYVLSLSGRKVDLVEAKKGEARFAICAACHGPDAKGGIAFGAPDLTNNTWLYGGSRQVVEQTITHGRHGVMPAWKDILGEDKVQLLASYVYSLSHNEGQKAQ; via the coding sequence ATGAGCACTCTGTTTAGCATTTTTGTCACCGTGATAAGTCTGGGCACCATCATCGGCTGCTTCCTGCTGCTGCTCTGGTGCATGAAGGACAAGCTGGGAACCGAAGAAGGCAAGCCCATGGGGCACACCTTCGACGGCATCGAGGAGATCAACAACCCGCTGCCCAAGTGGTGGTCCTACATGTTCATCTTCTTCATCGTCACCGGCCTCATCTACTTGCTCGCCTTCCCGGGCCTGGGCAACTGGAAGGGTCTGCTGGGCTGGCAGAGCTCGAACCAGGACGTCCGCTCCCTGGCCGAGTCCAAGGCGGCGGCGGCCTCCGCCAAGGCCGAGGGGCGCGCGGTCGAGTACGATCGGGAGCTCGCCAAGGCCGATGAGGTCTATGGTGCCAAGTTCCGCGAGCTGGCCTACCAGGCTGACGGCAAGAGCTATCGCCCCATCGAGGAGATCGCCGCCGATCCGGAAGCCCGCAAGGTGGGTCAGCGCCTGTTCCTGCAAAACTGCTCCCAGTGCCACGGCTCCGATGCCCGCGGTGGTCGCGGTTTCCCGAACCTGACCGACAGCGAATGGCAGTGGGGCGGGGCGCCTGAGCAGATCAAGACCACCATCATGGGCGGTCGTCAGGGGGTCATGGCCGCCTGGGGCGAGATCCTGGGTCAGGATGGGGTGAAGGAGGTGGCCTCCTATGTATTGAGCCTCTCCGGTCGCAAGGTGGATCTGGTGGAAGCCAAGAAGGGCGAGGCACGCTTTGCCATCTGTGCCGCCTGTCACGGCCCGGATGCCAAGGGCGGCATCGCCTTCGGCGCACCGGATCTCACCAACAACACCTGGCTCTACGGTGGCTCCCGTCAGGTGGTCGAGCAGACCATCACCCACGGGCGTCACGGGGTCATGCCGGCCTGGAAGGACATCCTCGGGGAAGACAAGGTGCAACTGCTGGCATCCTATGTCTACAGCCTGTCTCACAACGAGGGACAAAAAGCGCAGTAA
- a CDS encoding FixH family protein: MTQPWYRQFWPWFIIALPCAAVVGSIATAIIASKDGVNLVAEDYYKQGKEINQDLSKFDRAEALGIRIALEVKGSELTLKPLSGDVPPGQALHVSLFHPTLAGHDSEHLVTADGKGVYRLMLDKPITGKWHIRVDAFNHEWRLQETVHLPTGAAVELDPKGR, from the coding sequence ATGACTCAACCCTGGTATCGCCAATTCTGGCCCTGGTTCATCATCGCCCTCCCCTGCGCCGCCGTGGTCGGCAGCATCGCAACCGCCATCATCGCCAGCAAGGATGGGGTCAACCTGGTGGCCGAGGACTATTACAAGCAGGGCAAGGAGATCAATCAGGATCTCAGCAAGTTTGATCGCGCCGAGGCGTTGGGCATCCGCATCGCCCTCGAGGTCAAGGGCAGCGAGCTGACCCTGAAGCCGCTCTCCGGCGATGTGCCGCCCGGTCAGGCCCTGCATGTATCCCTCTTTCATCCCACTCTGGCAGGTCATGACAGCGAACATCTGGTGACCGCCGATGGCAAGGGCGTCTATCGCCTGATGCTGGACAAGCCCATCACCGGCAAATGGCACATCCGGGTCGATGCCTTCAACCACGAGTGGCGCCTGCAAGAGACGGTACATCTGCCGACCGGGGCGGCCGTCGAGCTCGATCCCAAGGGGCGTTGA
- a CDS encoding heavy metal translocating P-type ATPase has product MTGCFHCGEPVPTGSDYALEIKGIVQPMCCPGCQAVAQTILECGLASYYEHRTAPGIKGELVPSELAAMTHYDLAEVQQDFVVETGSGSQKLREIQLSVEGLTCAACAWLIERHLMGLPGLHYVNVNTTTHRARIKWDPDKLSLSDILKGFAKIGYRAYPFQTHQQEALYAREVRSYMFRMALAGLGSMQVMMCAVALYMDFFISVEEEFMIYFKWISLLLSTPIMIYSAQPFYVGAWRALKQGHLSMDVSVSLALIGAFVASIWATVFNTGEVYYDSITMFVFFLLLGRLLELRARRKASESSSNLARLVPIMATRIDDDGEHDVAAKTLRTGDRVRVLAGATLPADGIIVTGNASLDESMLTGEQLPLLKQAGEPVFAGTINTDAPLEIRVSHPIEESRLAQIMRLQDHALDDKPAIAELADVLSRHFILVLLVIAAGVWTFWHFHAPARAFWITLAVLVATCPCALSLATPTALTSATAHLTRSGILLRRGHVLDILTRANRVVMDKTGTLTTGDIRLVSTRALAGLDDAECLAIARTLEAYSEHPIARAFKRAAPADILLTASEVTPVIGHGIQGVIAGTQYRIGSARWLGLSDDHGQAPQESGLVIYLADEHGLLARFTLADTLRTDAKALIAAFRDAGLKTTILTGDGSAAADEVARELGVDELIKGATPDGKLAYLKGREAAGEISIMVGDGINDAPVLAGAHASFAMAGGTDLAKNSADAILLADDLSRLLAARTLALRTRKIIKENFAWSIGYNLLVLPLAASGWLPPYLAAAGMSLSSLIVVTNSMRLNR; this is encoded by the coding sequence ATGACCGGCTGTTTTCACTGCGGTGAACCGGTTCCCACTGGCAGTGATTATGCCCTCGAGATCAAGGGTATAGTGCAACCCATGTGCTGCCCCGGCTGCCAGGCCGTGGCGCAGACCATCCTCGAATGCGGCCTTGCCAGCTATTACGAACACCGTACCGCTCCCGGCATCAAGGGGGAACTGGTACCGAGCGAACTGGCCGCCATGACCCACTACGATCTGGCAGAGGTGCAGCAGGATTTCGTGGTGGAAACTGGCTCAGGCAGTCAGAAACTTCGCGAAATCCAGCTCAGCGTAGAGGGTCTCACCTGCGCCGCCTGTGCCTGGTTGATTGAACGCCACCTGATGGGGCTCCCCGGCCTGCATTATGTGAACGTCAACACCACCACCCACCGCGCCCGCATCAAATGGGACCCCGACAAACTCTCCTTGAGCGACATCCTCAAGGGTTTCGCCAAGATTGGTTATCGCGCCTACCCCTTCCAGACCCATCAACAGGAAGCCCTCTACGCCCGCGAGGTCCGCAGCTACATGTTTCGCATGGCGCTGGCGGGCCTCGGGTCCATGCAGGTGATGATGTGCGCGGTGGCGCTCTACATGGACTTCTTCATCAGCGTCGAGGAGGAGTTCATGATCTATTTCAAGTGGATAAGCCTCTTGCTCTCGACTCCCATCATGATCTACTCCGCCCAGCCATTCTACGTGGGGGCCTGGCGCGCCCTGAAGCAGGGCCACCTCTCCATGGATGTGTCAGTATCGCTGGCGCTGATCGGTGCCTTCGTCGCCTCCATCTGGGCCACCGTCTTCAACACCGGTGAGGTCTATTACGACTCCATCACCATGTTCGTCTTCTTCCTGCTGCTGGGGCGTTTGCTCGAGCTGCGCGCCAGGCGCAAGGCATCGGAGTCGAGTTCCAACCTGGCGCGGCTGGTACCCATCATGGCGACCCGCATCGATGACGACGGGGAACACGACGTCGCCGCCAAGACCCTGCGCACAGGCGACAGGGTGCGGGTGCTGGCGGGCGCCACCCTGCCCGCCGACGGCATCATAGTGACGGGGAACGCCAGTCTGGATGAATCCATGTTGACCGGCGAGCAGCTCCCCCTGCTCAAGCAAGCGGGAGAGCCCGTCTTCGCCGGCACCATCAACACCGATGCGCCGCTGGAGATCCGGGTCAGCCATCCCATCGAGGAGTCTCGCCTCGCCCAGATCATGCGCCTGCAGGATCATGCGCTGGACGACAAGCCTGCCATCGCCGAGCTGGCGGATGTGCTCTCCCGCCACTTTATCCTGGTGTTGCTGGTGATCGCCGCCGGGGTATGGACCTTCTGGCACTTCCACGCCCCCGCGCGCGCCTTCTGGATCACCCTGGCAGTGCTGGTGGCGACCTGCCCCTGCGCTCTGTCGCTGGCCACCCCCACGGCGCTCACCTCGGCCACCGCCCATCTTACCCGCAGCGGCATACTGTTGCGCCGTGGCCATGTGCTGGACATTTTGACCCGTGCCAACCGGGTAGTGATGGACAAGACGGGTACCCTGACCACGGGGGACATCCGCCTTGTCAGCACCCGGGCACTGGCCGGGCTTGACGATGCCGAATGCCTCGCCATCGCCCGCACCCTGGAGGCCTATTCCGAACACCCCATCGCTCGTGCCTTCAAGCGCGCCGCCCCCGCCGACATTCTGCTGACGGCGAGCGAGGTGACCCCTGTCATCGGTCACGGCATCCAGGGCGTGATTGCCGGCACCCAGTACAGGATTGGCAGTGCCCGCTGGCTGGGTTTGAGTGACGACCATGGCCAGGCGCCGCAGGAGAGCGGCCTTGTCATCTACCTAGCCGACGAGCACGGATTGCTGGCTCGCTTCACCCTGGCCGATACGCTGCGCACAGATGCCAAGGCACTCATCGCCGCCTTCCGGGATGCCGGCCTCAAAACCACCATACTGACGGGCGATGGCTCGGCCGCCGCCGACGAGGTGGCACGGGAGCTCGGGGTGGATGAACTCATCAAGGGGGCGACACCGGATGGCAAGCTCGCTTATCTCAAGGGGCGTGAAGCGGCCGGGGAGATCAGCATCATGGTGGGGGATGGCATCAACGATGCGCCCGTGCTGGCCGGGGCCCATGCTTCTTTTGCCATGGCGGGGGGCACGGATCTGGCCAAGAACAGTGCCGACGCCATCTTGCTGGCGGACGATCTCTCCCGCCTGCTGGCGGCCCGCACCCTGGCGCTGCGCACCCGCAAGATCATCAAGGAGAACTTCGCCTGGTCCATCGGCTACAACCTGCTGGTGCTGCCGCTGGCGGCGAGCGGCTGGCTTCCCCCCTACCTGGCGGCGGCGGGCATGTCGTTGAGCTCCCTCATAGTGGTCACCAACTCCATGCGGCTCAACCGCTGA
- the ccoS gene encoding cbb3-type cytochrome oxidase assembly protein CcoS: protein MNIIFVLIPIAILFVIIAGVVFFWAIRSEQFEDLDRQGSNILFDEEQPLAKAEDKEPEDESKGHHDQQP from the coding sequence ATGAACATCATCTTTGTCCTCATCCCCATCGCCATCCTGTTCGTCATCATCGCCGGGGTCGTCTTCTTCTGGGCCATCCGCTCCGAGCAGTTCGAGGATCTCGACCGGCAGGGCTCCAACATCCTGTTCGATGAGGAGCAACCGCTCGCCAAGGCTGAAGACAAGGAGCCAGAGGACGAGAGCAAGGGGCACCATGACCAGCAGCCTTGA